The Akkermansia muciniphila genome contains a region encoding:
- a CDS encoding prepilin-type N-terminal cleavage/methylation domain-containing protein: protein MRQSRAKGFTLTEVVLAIGVVAVLIVVFMAMFIPARRTVQAALTIREADRIVHALTAELGELRNSERAAPNARKSSSTRYISAFDKAFYWMEFTSKPATTILVYNYRADLTKGARKDGTPQPWLEEGGSIPGRNTAVVTGVCLANNKDRWEDFKALVGPVFAVRMTQLVVERMDSNAYGYKLAPKYGTIYNPYNRGKVITEPSLYVYTPEKGGGLNLPWGAEVLYQAEFFQLLNTDPERLQNVTWENLKTPVFTRNLAFRR, encoded by the coding sequence ATGAGACAGTCTCGTGCCAAGGGGTTCACCCTGACGGAAGTGGTGCTGGCGATCGGCGTAGTTGCCGTGCTGATCGTGGTGTTCATGGCCATGTTCATTCCCGCCAGAAGGACGGTACAGGCCGCCCTGACCATCCGTGAGGCGGACCGCATTGTTCACGCCCTGACGGCGGAACTCGGGGAGCTCCGCAATTCGGAGCGCGCCGCTCCCAATGCCAGAAAGTCTTCCTCCACCAGATACATTTCCGCTTTTGACAAGGCATTTTACTGGATGGAGTTTACGTCCAAGCCCGCTACGACCATCCTCGTTTACAATTACAGGGCTGACCTGACCAAAGGCGCCCGCAAGGACGGCACGCCCCAGCCCTGGCTGGAGGAAGGCGGCAGCATCCCCGGCAGGAATACGGCGGTAGTGACGGGCGTTTGCCTGGCGAACAACAAGGACCGCTGGGAGGATTTCAAGGCGCTCGTGGGGCCCGTCTTCGCCGTGCGCATGACCCAGCTTGTGGTGGAGCGCATGGATTCCAACGCTTACGGGTACAAGCTGGCGCCCAAGTACGGGACGATCTACAATCCCTACAACCGCGGCAAGGTGATTACGGAGCCTTCCCTGTACGTTTACACGCCGGAAAAAGGCGGCGGCCTGAATTTGCCCTGGGGGGCGGAAGTCCTGTACCAGGCGGAGTTTTTCCAGCTTCTGAATACGGACCCCGAGCGTTTGCAGAACGTGACCTGGGAGAATTTGAAGACGCCCGTCTTTACGCGCAATCTCGCCTTCCGCCGTTAA
- a CDS encoding prepilin-type N-terminal cleavage/methylation domain-containing protein: MKTFAKIKSGAFTLIELLAAMTITTVLVLVIVALTSRGVDIWRWVLQDVRTTTLARTAMDTMTKDFESMQFRPGNPFEWMLVQRDSDLVSRAGKTTASKKKGRSSGLDEARVNLMTMGPEGAKITNASQLIFFTTPTDRNPAKSSMDMRNDRIIGDINCVGYKLLYRDQILDQDATAESDGFPVYSLYRNLISAEDTVQNLLGQQDLWSAYTRYQQDETIPANFLVENVVEMTLIFEVDYQKKIGNSGSNKSDKDATQRASVLVPVMTTGANRLGSCTQMDVYGNRLNIIGSSVNIDDLKSGRVTAVTISMTVVTDEGMALVDQIRQKKRPAPSPEEFFERYTRSFTQRVALPVSH; the protein is encoded by the coding sequence ATGAAGACATTTGCCAAAATCAAATCCGGCGCGTTTACCCTGATTGAGCTTCTGGCCGCCATGACCATCACCACCGTGCTGGTGCTGGTGATTGTGGCTCTCACCTCCCGCGGGGTGGATATCTGGAGATGGGTGCTCCAGGATGTGCGGACTACCACGCTTGCCCGCACGGCCATGGATACCATGACCAAGGATTTTGAGAGCATGCAGTTCCGCCCCGGCAATCCCTTTGAATGGATGCTGGTGCAGCGGGACAGCGACCTGGTTTCTCGTGCCGGCAAGACTACGGCATCCAAGAAAAAAGGCCGTTCCTCCGGTCTGGATGAAGCCCGCGTGAACCTGATGACCATGGGGCCGGAAGGTGCCAAGATCACGAATGCCTCCCAGTTGATTTTCTTTACCACCCCCACGGACCGTAACCCTGCCAAGTCCAGCATGGACATGAGGAATGACCGTATCATCGGGGATATTAACTGCGTGGGTTACAAGCTGCTGTACCGTGACCAGATTTTGGACCAGGACGCCACGGCGGAGTCTGACGGTTTTCCCGTTTATTCCCTGTACCGCAACTTGATCAGCGCGGAGGATACCGTCCAGAATCTTCTGGGCCAGCAGGACCTCTGGTCCGCTTATACCCGTTATCAGCAGGATGAAACCATCCCCGCCAATTTCCTGGTGGAAAACGTGGTGGAAATGACGCTGATTTTTGAGGTGGATTACCAGAAGAAGATCGGCAATTCCGGAAGCAACAAGTCTGACAAGGATGCCACGCAGCGCGCGTCCGTGCTGGTTCCCGTCATGACAACCGGGGCCAACCGCCTGGGTTCCTGCACCCAGATGGATGTGTACGGCAACCGGCTGAATATCATCGGGAGCAGCGTGAACATTGACGATTTGAAGTCAGGCCGCGTCACCGCCGTGACCATTTCCATGACGGTGGTTACGGATGAAGGCATGGCCCTGGTGGACCAGATACGGCAGAAGAAGCGTCCCGCGCCCTCTCCGGAGGAGTTCTTTGAACGTTACACCCGGTCGTTCACCCAGCGCGTCGCACTCCCCGTGAGCCACTAG
- a CDS encoding prepilin-type N-terminal cleavage/methylation domain-containing protein, producing MRNFSKHSGAASRCSSSGSKGFTLVELIVVITIMVAMMALAASMLRGGGRGQGLQSAVEMVDGMVQEARLDAMGKGTWSRLIIVSTPEDEARNMRTLGVMSKNTRTGKWHLVNRLQTLPAGFYISPTYSTLLEGSKKTKGGKSVARGFASRDGQDTVNLPGNRMTDIYFIEFDEEGRMSQPNAPTRLVVVSGSAGNGKEEKPSPMVDGKPGLAGGIVIYPKGNISRLRTTEQVIPN from the coding sequence ATGAGAAATTTTTCCAAGCATTCCGGAGCGGCGTCACGCTGTTCTTCGTCAGGGAGCAAGGGGTTTACCCTGGTGGAACTGATTGTCGTCATCACCATTATGGTTGCTATGATGGCGCTGGCCGCCAGCATGTTAAGAGGCGGGGGCAGGGGGCAGGGCCTTCAGTCCGCCGTGGAGATGGTTGACGGCATGGTGCAGGAAGCCCGGCTGGACGCCATGGGCAAGGGGACGTGGAGCCGCCTGATTATTGTCAGCACTCCTGAGGACGAGGCCCGCAACATGCGCACCCTGGGCGTGATGTCCAAGAATACGCGCACCGGAAAATGGCACCTGGTCAACCGCTTGCAGACGCTTCCCGCCGGGTTCTACATCAGCCCCACTTACAGCACTCTTCTGGAAGGTTCCAAAAAGACCAAGGGCGGAAAGTCCGTGGCCCGCGGCTTTGCCAGCCGTGACGGGCAGGATACCGTCAATCTTCCCGGCAACAGGATGACGGATATTTATTTCATTGAGTTTGACGAGGAGGGCCGCATGTCCCAGCCGAACGCCCCCACCCGCCTGGTGGTGGTTTCCGGTTCCGCCGGTAACGGCAAGGAGGAGAAGCCTTCCCCGATGGTGGACGGCAAGCCGGGCCTGGCAGGCGGCATCGTGATTTATCCCAAGGGCAATATCAGCCGGCTGAGAACGACGGAGCAGGTGATTCCCAACTAA
- a CDS encoding sodium-translocating pyrophosphatase: MITIQDLFWLIPSASVLALVFAGVFFYRMKAQDEGNEVMKMIAKHVRSGAMAYLRQQYKIVAIFFVLITVVFAFLAYCLHIQNPWVPFAFISGGFFSGLAGYIGMKTATYASGRVANACRHSLDAGLQIAFRSGAVLGLTVVGLAMLDIGAWYWVLDWFYGDMELSMRLVVITTTMLTFGMGASLQALFARVGGGIFTKAADVGADLVGKVEAGIPEDDPRNPATIADNVGDNVGDVAGMGADLYESYCGSILASAALGAAAYMAVPEMAIKAVLTPMLIAALGTILSLLGVYAVRVKRGASQTELMAALNRGINLSSFLIAIASAFLLQLIGLDNWAGIWGAIVTGLAVGIVIGKSTEHYTSHDSYPCRKIAHSAKTGPATVIISGIGIGMISTCIPVITIVVGTVLAYGMASGDWHFTGAEMSKGLYGIGIAAVGMLSTLGLTLATDAYGPISDNAGGNAEMSKLDPEVRRRTDALDALGNTTAATGKGFAIGSAALTALALLASYIEELKISILHWSEATGNTVYKINDAVSVEVSKITTASLADFMGYFQVTLMNPKVLMGLFVGAMMSFLFCGLTMNAVGRAAEKMVKEVRRQFKEIKGILTGEAEPDYVRCVEISTAGAQHEMIWPSVLAVITPICMGLVFGVPGVFGLLAGGLASGFVLAVFMANSGGAWDNAKKYIEQGHVGGKGSESHKAAVIGDTVGDPFKDTSGPSLNILIKLMSMVAIVTAGVNIAVTLF, from the coding sequence ATGATAACCATCCAGGATTTATTTTGGCTCATTCCGTCGGCTTCGGTGCTGGCTCTCGTTTTTGCGGGCGTCTTCTTTTACCGTATGAAAGCCCAGGATGAGGGGAACGAGGTCATGAAGATGATCGCCAAACACGTTCGCAGCGGCGCCATGGCGTACCTGCGGCAGCAATACAAGATCGTCGCCATTTTCTTTGTGCTGATCACCGTTGTATTCGCTTTTCTGGCGTACTGCCTCCACATCCAGAATCCCTGGGTTCCGTTCGCTTTCATTTCCGGCGGCTTTTTCTCCGGCCTGGCCGGTTACATCGGCATGAAGACGGCCACATACGCCTCCGGCCGCGTGGCGAACGCCTGCCGCCATTCCCTGGACGCCGGCCTTCAGATCGCCTTCCGCTCCGGCGCCGTGCTCGGCCTGACCGTGGTGGGCCTTGCCATGCTTGACATCGGCGCCTGGTACTGGGTGCTGGACTGGTTTTACGGAGACATGGAGCTTTCCATGCGCCTGGTCGTCATCACCACCACCATGCTGACCTTCGGCATGGGGGCCTCCCTCCAGGCCCTGTTCGCCCGCGTGGGCGGCGGCATTTTCACGAAGGCCGCGGACGTGGGGGCTGACCTGGTCGGGAAGGTGGAAGCCGGCATTCCGGAGGACGATCCCCGCAACCCCGCCACCATCGCGGATAACGTGGGCGACAACGTGGGGGACGTGGCTGGCATGGGCGCGGACCTTTACGAGTCCTACTGCGGTTCCATCCTGGCTTCCGCCGCCCTTGGCGCGGCGGCTTACATGGCCGTGCCGGAAATGGCGATCAAAGCCGTTCTCACGCCCATGCTGATTGCGGCCCTGGGCACCATTCTTTCCCTGCTGGGCGTATACGCGGTGCGTGTGAAGCGCGGCGCCTCCCAGACGGAGCTGATGGCCGCCCTGAACCGCGGCATCAACCTGAGTTCCTTCCTGATCGCCATTGCCTCCGCCTTCCTGCTCCAGCTCATCGGCCTGGATAACTGGGCGGGCATCTGGGGCGCCATCGTCACCGGCCTGGCAGTAGGCATCGTCATCGGGAAGAGCACGGAGCATTACACCTCCCATGATTCCTACCCCTGCCGCAAGATTGCCCACAGCGCGAAGACGGGGCCTGCCACGGTCATTATTTCCGGCATCGGCATCGGCATGATTTCCACCTGCATTCCCGTCATCACCATCGTGGTGGGCACTGTTCTGGCTTACGGCATGGCTTCCGGAGACTGGCATTTCACTGGAGCTGAAATGAGCAAGGGGCTGTACGGCATCGGCATTGCCGCCGTCGGCATGCTTTCCACGCTGGGCCTCACCCTGGCGACGGACGCCTACGGCCCCATTTCCGACAACGCCGGGGGCAATGCGGAAATGAGCAAGCTGGACCCGGAAGTGCGCCGCCGCACGGACGCTCTGGATGCCCTGGGCAATACGACCGCCGCCACAGGCAAGGGCTTCGCCATCGGTTCCGCCGCGCTGACCGCGCTGGCGCTGCTGGCCTCCTACATTGAAGAACTGAAAATTTCCATCCTCCACTGGAGTGAAGCCACGGGCAACACCGTTTACAAGATTAATGACGCCGTGAGCGTGGAGGTCTCCAAGATCACCACCGCTTCCCTGGCGGATTTCATGGGCTATTTCCAGGTGACCCTGATGAACCCGAAGGTGCTCATGGGCCTCTTCGTGGGTGCCATGATGTCCTTCCTGTTCTGCGGCCTGACCATGAACGCCGTGGGCCGCGCCGCGGAGAAGATGGTGAAGGAAGTGCGCCGCCAGTTTAAGGAAATCAAGGGCATCCTGACCGGAGAAGCGGAGCCGGATTACGTGCGCTGCGTGGAAATCTCCACGGCGGGCGCGCAGCATGAAATGATCTGGCCGTCCGTGCTGGCTGTCATCACTCCCATCTGCATGGGCCTTGTGTTCGGCGTTCCCGGCGTGTTCGGCCTGCTGGCCGGCGGCCTGGCCTCCGGCTTCGTGCTGGCCGTGTTCATGGCGAACTCCGGCGGCGCATGGGACAATGCCAAGAAATACATTGAACAGGGCCACGTGGGCGGCAAGGGTTCGGAAAGCCATAAGGCCGCCGTCATCGGCGACACCGTGGGGGACCCCTTTAAGGATACGTCCGGACCGTCCCTGAACATCCTGATCAAGCTCATGAGCATGGTGGCCATCGTCACCGCCGGCGTGAACATCGCCGTGACGCTGTTCTAA
- a CDS encoding molecular chaperone Tir — translation MSRTKTYIAGDWDHDDKAVKMLHYWNNSSKYGLSFSDAHDLTQARDTSLKCSIKRSLAYRMNESKTFVLIVGEHTKNLRAGSCYYCDSYNNYTCSCARGNSVDYQSYIDFECKKAVSDELEIIVFYNSTVVNRDKCPEIVRWRGVHRAMQKRENGQLEWDYVNVKAAFNESK, via the coding sequence ATGAGCCGTACTAAAACTTATATTGCTGGTGATTGGGATCATGATGATAAGGCTGTAAAAATGCTGCATTATTGGAATAATAGCAGTAAGTATGGTCTATCATTCTCTGATGCCCACGACTTAACACAAGCTCGAGATACAAGTTTGAAGTGTTCAATAAAACGATCATTAGCGTATCGCATGAATGAATCTAAGACTTTTGTCTTGATCGTTGGTGAACACACAAAAAATCTGAGAGCTGGTAGTTGTTACTATTGTGACAGTTACAATAACTATACCTGCTCTTGTGCTCGAGGTAATAGCGTGGATTATCAAAGTTATATTGACTTTGAATGTAAAAAGGCAGTCTCTGATGAATTGGAAATCATAGTATTTTACAACTCTACTGTTGTAAATCGAGACAAATGCCCTGAAATAGTACGATGGCGAGGTGTGCATAGAGCTATGCAAAAAAGAGAGAATGGTCAATTGGAGTGGGATTATGTTAATGTTAAGGCTGCTTTCAATGAATCTAAATAA
- a CDS encoding aldo/keto reductase: protein MSYLPDPGRYSHLDYRRCGHSGLLLPPVSLGLWHNFGSADDFENARRLIHGAFDAGITYFDLANNYGPPPGSAEECFGRIFMQDLSRFRDELVIATKAGHLMWEGPYGDWGSRKHMLASLDQSLSRMKLDYVDIFYAHRYDPETPVEETAGALVTAVQSGKALYAGISKFPAEQTRQICAMLREARVPCLVHQLRYNMFNREPEEAVFQAIRETGTGCVAFSPLAQGMLTDRYLEGIPADSRAAGSSVFLTEERVREHEGKIRRLAELARSRGQSLAQMALAWVLRDSVVTTALIGASRPSQIRDCLKALEHARFTPEELSVIDGMADR from the coding sequence ATGAGTTATCTTCCTGATCCCGGCCGTTACAGCCATCTGGACTACCGCCGCTGCGGGCACAGCGGGCTGCTGCTTCCCCCTGTTTCCCTGGGGCTTTGGCATAATTTCGGTTCTGCCGATGATTTTGAGAATGCGCGGCGGCTTATCCACGGCGCCTTTGACGCCGGCATCACGTATTTTGACTTGGCAAATAATTACGGACCGCCTCCCGGTTCCGCGGAAGAATGCTTCGGCCGCATTTTCATGCAGGATTTGTCCCGTTTCCGTGATGAGCTTGTCATCGCTACCAAGGCAGGGCATCTGATGTGGGAGGGGCCGTACGGGGACTGGGGTTCCCGCAAGCACATGCTTGCCAGCCTGGACCAGTCCCTCTCCCGCATGAAGCTGGATTACGTGGATATTTTTTATGCGCACCGGTATGATCCGGAGACTCCGGTGGAGGAAACGGCGGGAGCCCTTGTCACGGCGGTGCAATCCGGCAAGGCCCTGTATGCCGGCATTTCCAAATTCCCGGCGGAACAGACCAGGCAGATCTGCGCCATGCTCCGGGAGGCCCGTGTGCCATGCCTGGTGCACCAGCTCCGTTACAACATGTTCAACCGTGAGCCGGAGGAGGCCGTTTTCCAGGCTATCAGGGAGACGGGCACCGGCTGCGTGGCCTTTTCCCCGCTGGCCCAGGGCATGTTGACGGACCGCTATCTGGAGGGCATTCCCGCGGATTCCCGCGCGGCGGGTTCCTCCGTTTTTTTAACGGAAGAGCGTGTCCGGGAGCATGAAGGTAAAATCCGCCGGCTGGCTGAACTGGCCCGGAGCCGCGGGCAGAGCCTCGCGCAGATGGCTCTGGCCTGGGTGCTGAGGGACTCCGTGGTGACCACGGCCCTGATAGGCGCCAGCCGCCCTTCCCAGATCAGGGATTGCCTGAAAGCGCTGGAACATGCCCGGTTCACGCCGGAGGAGCTTTCCGTTATTGATGGAATGGCGGACAGGTAG
- a CDS encoding sigma-70 family RNA polymerase sigma factor, with protein MNVPPLQPQNESQPDEQSLSQYAEHTRKSLIARLENWEDQRTWDEFYRTYWRLIYSVALKAGLREDEAWDVVQETILSIAKQSKKNIYKPEQGSFKLWLWNMTRWRINDQFRKRKKDTAMLMSPDATETQEHPIDKIPDEGKNNFDQVWEREWQNNLLQAALERVKAKVSPKQFQIFDYYVLREWDAAKVRRQLGVTIAQVYLAKHRVGSALKKELQFLQSQEEEKER; from the coding sequence ATGAATGTGCCTCCATTGCAACCCCAGAACGAGTCCCAGCCTGACGAACAGTCACTTTCCCAATACGCGGAACATACCAGGAAAAGCCTGATTGCGCGCCTGGAGAATTGGGAGGACCAGCGCACGTGGGATGAATTTTACCGCACCTACTGGCGGCTGATTTATTCCGTAGCCCTGAAGGCCGGTTTGAGGGAGGATGAAGCCTGGGACGTGGTGCAGGAGACCATCCTTTCCATCGCCAAGCAGAGCAAGAAGAATATTTACAAGCCGGAACAGGGTTCCTTCAAGCTCTGGCTCTGGAATATGACCCGCTGGCGCATCAACGACCAGTTCCGCAAACGGAAGAAGGATACGGCCATGCTGATGAGTCCGGACGCCACGGAGACCCAGGAGCATCCCATTGACAAGATTCCGGACGAAGGGAAGAATAATTTTGACCAGGTGTGGGAACGGGAGTGGCAGAATAACCTGCTGCAGGCGGCTCTGGAGCGCGTCAAGGCGAAGGTATCCCCCAAGCAGTTCCAGATTTTTGATTACTACGTGCTGCGGGAGTGGGATGCTGCCAAAGTCCGCAGACAGCTTGGCGTCACCATCGCCCAAGTGTACCTGGCGAAGCACCGCGTGGGGAGCGCGCTGAAGAAAGAGCTGCAATTCCTTCAATCCCAGGAAGAAGAGAAGGAGAGGTAG
- a CDS encoding endonuclease/exonuclease/phosphatase family protein has protein sequence MIRKTSKRRGSSVIAALIVLCAVLGYGLTEWKPLLDMPEAVPAQPGEARQSSVPEKVEIPDKGEPVRMLTMNAGNYFVPEDPRRSNFQVKYKPVEAREALAELVRQSGAEIVGLSEMGGEAAVRDLQMRLKRKGIQLPHKVLVMRNGEDRGLALLSKYPIVDNRSVTDMPVPGESKRKKTMLRGILDATVKTPDGRLFRLMGIHLKSRLSRDGSAEDTRRREAYALRDYLNKVIASQDGMPLLLYGDFNDGPADSAVQVIQGPAKTEYRLNRLKPRDSRGETWTIYYEDGDTYHSFDHLFINNTLKKRLGRKPPMGILDSPPSRQASDHRGVWVELR, from the coding sequence ATGATCAGGAAAACGTCAAAACGCAGGGGATCCTCCGTCATTGCCGCCCTGATTGTACTATGTGCGGTGCTGGGCTACGGGCTGACGGAATGGAAACCGCTTCTGGATATGCCGGAGGCCGTCCCTGCCCAGCCGGGGGAAGCGCGGCAGTCATCTGTTCCGGAAAAAGTGGAAATCCCGGACAAGGGGGAGCCTGTCCGGATGCTGACCATGAACGCGGGCAACTACTTTGTTCCGGAAGACCCGCGGAGAAGCAACTTCCAGGTAAAATACAAGCCCGTGGAGGCGCGGGAAGCCCTGGCGGAACTGGTCCGGCAATCCGGGGCGGAAATAGTGGGGCTGTCTGAAATGGGTGGAGAAGCCGCCGTGCGCGACTTGCAGATGCGGCTGAAAAGAAAAGGCATTCAACTGCCGCACAAGGTGCTGGTCATGCGGAACGGAGAAGACCGGGGGCTGGCTCTCCTCTCCAAATATCCCATCGTGGACAACCGTTCCGTCACGGACATGCCTGTACCGGGAGAATCCAAACGGAAAAAAACAATGCTGCGCGGCATTCTGGACGCCACGGTGAAAACGCCGGATGGGCGCCTCTTCCGCCTGATGGGCATTCATTTGAAATCCCGCCTCAGCCGCGACGGCTCTGCGGAAGACACGCGGCGCAGGGAGGCCTACGCCTTGCGGGACTACTTGAATAAAGTCATCGCCTCCCAGGACGGAATGCCACTCCTTTTGTACGGAGATTTCAATGACGGCCCGGCGGACAGCGCCGTACAGGTCATCCAGGGTCCGGCGAAAACGGAATATCGTTTAAACCGCCTGAAACCCAGGGATTCCCGCGGAGAGACCTGGACCATCTACTACGAAGACGGTGACACCTACCACTCCTTTGACCATCTCTTCATCAACAATACTCTGAAAAAGCGCCTTGGCCGCAAGCCCCCCATGGGCATCCTTGACTCTCCCCCCTCTCGCCAAGCCAGCGACCACCGCGGCGTATGGGTAGAATTGAGGTAG
- a CDS encoding macro domain-containing protein — protein MIIRKLLNKSLWIDSFTVAISIVAAIETIAAISGLSLEDFDDSISWGIKLIIIAGTLFLICFIVGITKGLINSKNLKIKIRNIDVTITTGDLFKTNGWRVIPFNEYYDTKVDDIVIAKKSLNGIFLNQYVSDISNVEQEIESYVGVLKSRTKHNRVCYPLGNIIPYVENEDNRYMLLALTHFDKNEARITHEEYESCLITMWKEISRAYAYYPISLPLIGGGITRIAGNSDKNEEQLLRCILCTLKYSDTQIGKPVTIVLTEDTIRKIDLYNIKKHF, from the coding sequence ATGATCATAAGGAAATTACTAAATAAAAGTTTGTGGATTGACAGCTTCACTGTTGCCATTTCTATTGTTGCTGCTATTGAAACTATTGCAGCAATATCTGGTCTTTCGTTAGAAGATTTTGATGATTCTATTTCTTGGGGCATAAAGCTCATAATTATCGCAGGAACTCTATTTTTGATATGTTTTATTGTTGGGATAACAAAAGGATTAATTAATTCAAAGAATTTAAAAATTAAAATCCGAAATATTGACGTTACGATAACTACTGGAGATTTATTTAAGACTAATGGTTGGAGAGTAATACCGTTTAATGAATATTATGATACAAAAGTTGATGACATCGTAATTGCTAAAAAATCCTTAAATGGAATTTTTCTCAACCAATACGTATCGGATATATCGAATGTAGAACAGGAGATAGAAAGTTATGTTGGTGTATTGAAGAGTAGAACAAAACATAATAGGGTATGTTATCCGCTCGGTAATATAATTCCTTATGTTGAGAATGAGGATAATAGGTATATGCTATTGGCTCTTACTCATTTTGATAAGAATGAGGCTCGAATAACTCATGAAGAATATGAATCATGTCTCATAACTATGTGGAAAGAGATTAGCCGTGCTTACGCATATTATCCAATTTCTCTACCTTTAATAGGAGGAGGAATAACACGAATAGCCGGGAATAGTGACAAGAATGAAGAACAACTATTAAGATGTATCTTGTGTACATTAAAATATTCTGATACGCAAATCGGTAAACCTGTAACAATCGTTCTAACAGAGGATACTATCAGAAAAATTGATTTATATAACATAAAAAAACATTTTTAA
- a CDS encoding lysozyme has product MMRVFMAMFFSFLVVCSVSAQDSRHEGTNGQAAIYRLPSFERAVRCTKYFEGWHSEKHHLYVGWGHKLLPGERYSARTITKRQADALRSKDLRKFCAMFREFGRDSLLLATLAYNVGPYRLLGSGKMPKSTLIRKLEAGDRNIYREYIAFCNYKEKRHTMLLKRRKAEFTLLYIP; this is encoded by the coding sequence ATGATGCGTGTTTTCATGGCAATGTTCTTTTCCTTTTTGGTGGTCTGTTCCGTGTCTGCACAGGACAGCCGTCATGAGGGGACAAACGGGCAGGCGGCAATCTACCGCCTGCCATCTTTCGAGCGTGCAGTGCGCTGCACGAAATACTTTGAGGGCTGGCACTCGGAGAAACACCATTTGTATGTAGGATGGGGACACAAACTCTTGCCGGGCGAAAGGTACTCGGCACGCACCATAACTAAAAGGCAGGCGGATGCGCTCCGAAGCAAAGACCTGCGGAAGTTCTGCGCGATGTTCCGGGAATTCGGGCGTGACAGTCTGCTCCTTGCCACCCTCGCTTACAATGTCGGACCATACCGACTTTTGGGTAGCGGAAAGATGCCCAAAAGCACGCTGATTCGCAAATTGGAGGCTGGCGACCGGAATATTTATCGGGAGTATATAGCTTTTTGCAACTACAAGGAGAAACGGCACACCATGCTACTTAAACGGAGGAAGGCGGAGTTTACGCTGCTGTATATCCCTTGA